Proteins found in one Thiohalobacter sp. genomic segment:
- the dprA gene encoding DNA-processing protein DprA has protein sequence MTAQDPQDPDRLRLWLSLLRAPGLGPARINAALAEGRDPDRLVAEPPSEWPDSARDFLRHPDAAALDADLEWAAGPDRHILTLEHPAYPRLMAEIPDPPPLLFVQGDPAVLGRLQLAMVGSRNPTEGGARTARDFAAFLARAGLVITSGLALGIDAAAHEGALAAGRPTVAVTGTGLDRVYPARHHPLAHAIAAQGALVSEFPTGTPPRPENFPRRNRIISGLSLGVLVVEAAVRSGSLITARLAAEQGREVFAIPGSIHNPLARGCHALIRQGAKLVETAADVLEELGPLAGVAAETGAAEPTEAAPPALDADHLGLLESLGWDAVSVDELVRRSGLTAEAVSSMLLILELEGYVVPAPGGRYARTDKRG, from the coding sequence ATGACTGCCCAGGATCCCCAGGACCCGGATCGACTCCGCCTCTGGCTGAGCCTGCTGCGTGCCCCAGGGCTCGGCCCGGCGCGCATCAACGCCGCGCTGGCCGAGGGCAGGGATCCGGACCGACTGGTCGCCGAACCGCCGTCCGAATGGCCGGACAGCGCCCGCGACTTCCTGCGCCACCCCGACGCCGCCGCCCTGGATGCGGACCTGGAGTGGGCCGCGGGCCCGGACCGCCACATCCTCACCCTCGAGCACCCCGCCTACCCGCGCCTGATGGCGGAGATCCCCGACCCGCCGCCGCTGTTGTTCGTGCAGGGCGATCCGGCCGTGCTCGGCCGGCTGCAGCTGGCCATGGTCGGCAGCCGCAATCCCACCGAGGGCGGGGCGCGCACGGCGCGCGACTTCGCCGCCTTTCTGGCCCGGGCCGGCCTGGTGATCACCAGTGGCCTAGCACTGGGCATCGACGCCGCCGCCCACGAGGGCGCGCTGGCCGCCGGCCGGCCCACGGTGGCGGTCACCGGTACCGGCCTCGACCGTGTCTATCCCGCCCGCCACCACCCGCTGGCCCATGCCATCGCGGCACAGGGCGCACTGGTGTCCGAATTTCCCACCGGAACCCCGCCACGACCGGAGAACTTCCCCCGCCGCAACCGCATCATCAGCGGCCTGTCGCTGGGAGTGCTGGTGGTCGAGGCCGCGGTCCGCTCCGGCTCGCTGATCACCGCCCGGCTGGCCGCCGAGCAGGGCCGCGAGGTATTCGCCATCCCCGGCTCCATCCACAACCCGCTGGCGCGCGGCTGCCATGCCCTGATCCGGCAGGGCGCCAAGCTGGTGGAAACCGCCGCCGACGTGCTCGAGGAACTGGGGCCGCTGGCCGGTGTCGCAGCCGAAACCGGGGCTGCCGAGCCCACCGAGGCCGCGCCGCCGGCGCTCGACGCCGACCACCTGGGGCTGCTGGAAAGCCTTGGCTGGGACGCGGTTTCGGTCGACGAACTGGTCCGGCGCAGCGGATTGACGGCGGAAGCCGTTTCCTCCATGCTCCTGATCCTGGAGCTGGAAGGGTACGTGGTGCCGGCCCCCGGCGGACGCTATGCGCGCACCGACAAGCGAGGTTGA
- a CDS encoding DUF4390 domain-containing protein, whose amino-acid sequence MTASISASTGGRPPALAGLLVLLMAMTLLASPGAWSGGEFRVINAEAHLVEGVYRVDANIAFELNDPVREALVNGVPLVFEIDLRIRRPREWLWDETVATLVQRYQLRYHALSNRYVVRHLNTAGQHSFASPGDALYHIGSVRGLPLIDQALLEPGVPYEAGIRARLDIESLPSPMQVVAYVSRNWWLDSDWYTWPLAP is encoded by the coding sequence ATGACGGCTAGCATCAGCGCATCGACCGGCGGACGGCCCCCTGCCCTGGCCGGGCTGCTTGTGCTGCTGATGGCCATGACCCTGCTCGCCAGCCCCGGCGCCTGGTCCGGGGGCGAGTTCCGGGTCATCAATGCCGAGGCGCACCTGGTCGAGGGCGTGTACCGGGTGGATGCCAACATTGCGTTCGAACTCAATGATCCGGTGCGCGAGGCGCTGGTCAACGGCGTGCCGCTGGTATTCGAGATCGACCTGCGCATTCGGCGTCCCCGGGAATGGCTGTGGGACGAAACGGTGGCCACGCTGGTGCAGCGCTACCAGCTGCGCTACCACGCCCTGAGCAACCGCTACGTCGTGCGTCATCTCAACACCGCCGGCCAGCACAGTTTCGCCAGTCCGGGCGATGCCCTCTATCACATCGGCTCGGTGCGCGGCCTGCCGCTGATCGACCAGGCCCTGCTGGAGCCGGGCGTGCCCTACGAGGCCGGCATCCGCGCCCGGCTGGACATCGAATCCCTGCCCTCGCCCATGCAGGTGGTGGCCTATGTCAGCCGCAACTGGTGGCTGGACAGCGACTGGTACACATGGCCGCTCGCACCCTGA
- the rsmB gene encoding 16S rRNA (cytosine(967)-C(5))-methyltransferase RsmB, translating to MVAAARKPRAAAARAVRAVFEQGRSLSDCLPPLLDALPVRDRGLAQELAYGTLRWYRRLDALLDTFLDKPLKRKDSDLRALLLVGLYQLLYLDTPAHAAVNETVAAVPASKRWARGLVNGVLRTAQRAAGTRLETLDDDPGVRLSHPDWLLEAWRRDWGAALAEGIAAANNARPPMVLRVNRRRMARDEYLARLVAAGIEARALPGPDAVQLARPLPVAELPGFAEGEVSVQDAAAQWAAELLEPGPGQRVLDACAAPGGKTAHIAEREPGLAALVALDVDAGRLGRVRDNLQRLGLAADCMQGDAAQPGDWWDGQPFDRILLDAPCSATGVIRRHPDIKWLRRASDIEALATTQAAMLDALWPLLAPGGMLLYATCSTLRAENDCQLTAFLERTPGARVRPIGQAAEVEVAQGWQLLPGQGLPPGHDGFYYARLERES from the coding sequence ATCGTAGCCGCCGCGCGCAAGCCGCGTGCCGCGGCCGCCCGTGCCGTGCGCGCGGTGTTCGAACAGGGGCGCTCGCTCAGCGACTGCCTCCCGCCCCTGCTGGACGCCCTGCCCGTGCGCGATCGCGGCCTGGCGCAGGAACTCGCCTATGGCACGCTGCGCTGGTACCGCCGTCTCGACGCCCTGCTCGACACCTTTCTGGACAAGCCGCTCAAGCGCAAGGACAGCGATCTGCGCGCGCTGCTGCTGGTCGGGCTGTATCAATTGCTGTATCTCGACACCCCGGCCCATGCCGCTGTCAACGAGACGGTGGCGGCCGTGCCGGCGTCAAAGCGCTGGGCCCGCGGCCTGGTCAACGGGGTGTTGCGCACCGCCCAGCGCGCGGCGGGTACGCGGCTCGAGACGCTGGACGACGATCCCGGCGTGCGCCTGTCGCACCCGGACTGGCTGCTCGAGGCCTGGCGCCGCGACTGGGGCGCGGCGCTCGCCGAAGGGATCGCAGCGGCCAACAACGCCCGTCCGCCCATGGTGCTGAGGGTCAACCGCCGGCGCATGGCGCGGGACGAATACCTCGCGCGGCTGGTCGCGGCCGGCATCGAGGCGCGCGCGCTCCCCGGGCCGGACGCGGTGCAGCTGGCCCGGCCGTTGCCGGTGGCCGAACTGCCGGGCTTTGCCGAGGGCGAGGTATCGGTGCAGGACGCCGCCGCCCAGTGGGCCGCCGAGCTGCTGGAGCCGGGGCCGGGACAGCGGGTGCTCGATGCCTGCGCCGCGCCGGGCGGCAAGACGGCGCACATCGCCGAGCGCGAACCGGGGCTGGCGGCACTGGTGGCGCTGGATGTCGACGCCGGGCGGCTGGGGCGTGTGCGCGACAACCTGCAACGGCTGGGGCTGGCCGCCGACTGCATGCAAGGGGATGCGGCGCAGCCCGGCGACTGGTGGGACGGGCAGCCCTTCGACCGCATCCTGCTCGATGCGCCCTGCTCCGCCACCGGTGTGATTCGGCGCCACCCGGATATCAAATGGCTGCGTCGCGCCTCGGACATCGAAGCCCTTGCCACGACGCAGGCCGCCATGCTCGATGCCCTGTGGCCGTTGCTGGCACCAGGCGGTATGCTTCTGTACGCAACCTGTTCCACCCTGCGAGCCGAGAACGACTGCCAGCTGACCGCGTTCCTCGAGCGCACGCCCGGGGCGCGGGTCCGGCCGATCGGGCAGGCTGCCGAGGTCGAGGTGGCGCAGGGCTGGCAGCTGCTGCCGGGGCAGGGCCTGCCGCCGGGTCACGACGGCTTCTACTACGCACGCCTCGAAAGGGAATCATGA
- a CDS encoding DUF494 family protein codes for MKESMLDVLMYLFENYYMDEEYELNPDRESLHVELLEAGFAPAEINKAFDWLEGLIRMRDSGTATVQTAHAIRLYTDREAVRLDLEMQGFLIFLEQMGILTPASRELVIDRVMALETDDFDIEQLKWIVLMVLFNQPGQEAAYAWMEDYVFDDLPGRLH; via the coding sequence ATGAAGGAAAGCATGCTCGACGTGCTGATGTATCTGTTTGAAAACTATTACATGGATGAAGAGTACGAGCTGAACCCGGACCGCGAATCGCTGCACGTGGAGCTGCTGGAAGCGGGCTTCGCCCCGGCCGAGATCAACAAGGCCTTCGACTGGCTGGAGGGCCTGATCCGGATGCGCGACAGCGGCACGGCCACGGTTCAGACGGCGCACGCCATCCGCCTGTATACCGATCGCGAGGCGGTGCGTCTCGATCTCGAGATGCAGGGTTTCCTCATCTTCCTCGAACAGATGGGCATCCTCACGCCGGCCAGCCGCGAGCTGGTGATCGACCGGGTGATGGCACTGGAGACCGACGACTTCGACATCGAGCAGCTGAAGTGGATCGTGCTCATGGTGCTGTTCAACCAGCCCGGCCAGGAGGCTGCCTATGCCTGGATGGAGGACTACGTCTTCGACGATCTTCCCGGCAGGCTCC
- the def gene encoding peptide deformylase codes for MAKLEILHFPDPRLRTVAEPVAEVDDSLRALIDDMFETMYEAPGIGLAATQVNVHKRLLVCDVSEDRSEPRVFINPEILERRGEEEMEEGCLSVPGIYDRVQRAEWIRVRALGRDGQPFELEADGLLAVCIQHEIDHLDGKLFVDYLSSLKRQRIRKKLEKGRRLAPAARQPEPVI; via the coding sequence ATGGCCAAGCTCGAAATCCTCCATTTCCCCGATCCGCGGCTGCGCACCGTGGCCGAGCCGGTGGCCGAGGTCGACGACAGCCTGCGCGCGCTGATCGACGACATGTTCGAGACCATGTACGAGGCCCCCGGCATCGGGCTGGCCGCGACCCAGGTCAATGTCCACAAGCGGCTGCTGGTCTGCGACGTCAGCGAGGATCGCAGCGAGCCGCGGGTCTTCATCAACCCCGAGATCCTCGAGCGCCGCGGCGAGGAGGAGATGGAGGAAGGCTGTCTCTCGGTGCCCGGCATCTACGACCGGGTGCAGCGCGCCGAGTGGATCCGGGTGCGGGCACTGGGCCGCGACGGGCAGCCTTTCGAGCTGGAGGCCGACGGCCTGCTGGCGGTCTGCATCCAGCACGAGATCGACCATCTGGACGGCAAGCTGTTCGTCGACTATCTCTCCAGCCTCAAGCGCCAGCGCATCCGCAAGAAGCTGGAAAAGGGCCGCAGGCTGGCCCCGGCCGCCCGCCAGCCCGAACCCGTCATCTGA
- the fmt gene encoding methionyl-tRNA formyltransferase gives MRIVFAGTPDFAVPTLAALAASPHETVAVYTQPDRPAGRGRKLRPSPVKALATELGLPVAQPASLRDPDAQARLAEYRPDLMVVVAYGLILPQAVLDLPPRGCVNLHASLLPRWRGAAPIQRAILAGDPETGVTLMQMEAGLDTGPMLASVRCPIGEQDTAGELHDRLARLGAELLASHLDDLAAGRLVPVPQPEDGVTYAEKLDKSEAPLDWRRDAAALLRQVNAFNPWPVAQTLFRGQPLRVWRAQRLAERADAAPGTVIAAGREGVDVATGEGVLRLTQVQLPGGRRISGGDLANAQRPVGERLGVEGAAS, from the coding sequence ATGCGCATCGTCTTCGCCGGCACGCCGGACTTCGCCGTGCCCACCCTGGCCGCCCTCGCCGCCAGCCCCCACGAAACGGTGGCGGTCTATACCCAGCCGGACCGCCCCGCCGGCCGGGGCCGCAAGTTGCGCCCGAGCCCGGTCAAGGCGCTGGCCACCGAGCTGGGGCTGCCGGTGGCACAGCCGGCAAGCCTGCGCGATCCCGACGCCCAGGCGAGGCTCGCCGAATACCGGCCCGACCTGATGGTGGTGGTGGCCTACGGGCTGATCCTGCCGCAGGCGGTGCTGGACCTGCCGCCCCGCGGGTGCGTGAACCTGCATGCCTCGCTGCTGCCGCGCTGGCGCGGTGCCGCGCCCATCCAGCGGGCCATCCTTGCCGGCGACCCGGAAACGGGCGTCACCCTGATGCAGATGGAGGCGGGGCTCGACACCGGCCCCATGCTGGCCAGCGTACGCTGTCCGATCGGCGAGCAGGACACCGCCGGCGAGCTGCACGACCGGCTGGCACGGCTGGGCGCGGAGCTGCTGGCATCGCATCTGGATGACCTCGCGGCCGGCCGGCTGGTCCCCGTGCCCCAGCCCGAGGACGGGGTCACCTACGCCGAGAAGCTCGACAAGTCCGAGGCGCCCCTGGACTGGCGCCGCGATGCCGCTGCATTGCTGCGCCAGGTGAATGCCTTCAATCCCTGGCCGGTTGCCCAGACCCTGTTTCGCGGCCAGCCGCTGCGGGTGTGGCGGGCACAGCGGCTGGCCGAGCGCGCGGACGCTGCGCCCGGCACTGTAATCGCCGCCGGCCGCGAGGGCGTCGACGTCGCCACCGGCGAGGGCGTGCTGCGGCTGACCCAGGTGCAGCTCCCGGGCGGCCGGCGCATCAGCGGGGGCGACCTTGCCAATGCCCAGCGGCCCGTCGGCGAGCGCCTCGGCGTGGAGGGCGCGGCATCGTAG
- a CDS encoding LysM peptidoglycan-binding domain-containing protein: protein MAKKLLGMLAAICLMGIAWAQDIALNPKHPDRYVVVPGDTLWDISARFLRDPWLWPEVWYVNPQIENPHLIYPGDVITLVYVDGKPQLRLQRGGIVKLSPRVRSTPLGEAIPTIPVDAIRQFLSQPLVVEDDELEKAPYVLQSADEHLVTGAGDRVYVRGIADDTYARYQLFRAGRDYVDPDTGEFLGKEAIYLGDGTVQRYGDPATVALTRTTREINSGDRLMPVVSEEIHTTFMPHAPAAEVKGRIIAVHDGVTQIGQYQVVVINRGQRDGMEVGHVLRIWQTGETVPDRIGGGGEEVKLPDEDAGLLMVFRTFDKVSYALVMEATRPIHVLDTVTNP, encoded by the coding sequence ATGGCCAAGAAACTGCTCGGAATGCTCGCTGCCATCTGCCTGATGGGGATCGCCTGGGCGCAGGACATCGCCCTCAACCCCAAGCACCCGGACCGCTATGTGGTGGTCCCCGGCGACACCCTGTGGGACATCTCGGCGCGCTTCCTGCGCGACCCCTGGCTGTGGCCCGAGGTCTGGTACGTCAACCCGCAGATCGAGAACCCCCACCTCATCTATCCCGGCGATGTCATTACCCTGGTCTATGTCGATGGCAAGCCGCAGCTGCGGTTGCAGCGCGGCGGCATCGTGAAGCTCTCGCCACGGGTGCGCTCGACGCCGCTGGGCGAGGCCATCCCCACCATCCCGGTGGATGCCATCCGCCAGTTCCTCAGCCAGCCGCTGGTGGTCGAGGATGACGAACTGGAGAAGGCGCCCTACGTGCTGCAGAGCGCCGACGAGCACCTGGTCACGGGTGCCGGCGACCGCGTCTACGTGCGCGGCATTGCCGACGACACCTACGCCCGCTATCAGCTGTTCCGGGCCGGCCGCGACTATGTCGACCCCGATACCGGCGAATTCCTCGGCAAGGAAGCGATCTATCTCGGCGACGGCACGGTACAGCGCTACGGGGATCCGGCCACGGTGGCGCTCACCCGCACCACCCGCGAGATCAACAGCGGCGACCGCCTGATGCCGGTGGTCAGTGAGGAGATCCACACCACCTTCATGCCCCATGCGCCGGCCGCCGAGGTCAAGGGCCGCATCATTGCGGTCCACGACGGCGTCACCCAGATCGGCCAGTACCAGGTGGTGGTGATCAACCGCGGCCAGCGAGACGGCATGGAAGTCGGCCACGTGCTGCGTATCTGGCAGACCGGCGAAACCGTCCCCGACCGGATCGGCGGGGGTGGCGAAGAGGTCAAGCTGCCGGACGAGGACGCCGGCCTGCTGATGGTGTTCCGTACCTTCGACAAGGTGAGCTACGCGCTGGTGATGGAAGCCACGCGGCCCATCCACGTGCTGGACACCGTCACCAACCCCTGA